A genomic segment from Candidatus Hydrogenedentota bacterium encodes:
- the greA gene encoding transcription elongation factor GreA encodes MDTLYVSREGLEKMKEEHTKCRSRRIEVAAIIEHARSFGDLRENADYHAAKEEQAMLHARIRDLEDKIARAVVLEDQDVDLSKAYVGSSVKVRNCKTKKESVFVLVSPVEADMANGKISIHSPVGEALLGKAVGEVAVAKVPAGNIEFEVVEISR; translated from the coding sequence ATGGATACGTTGTACGTGAGCCGCGAAGGCCTCGAAAAAATGAAGGAAGAGCACACCAAGTGTAGGTCGCGCCGCATCGAGGTGGCCGCTATTATCGAGCATGCCCGCAGCTTCGGCGACCTCAGGGAAAACGCAGACTACCACGCCGCGAAAGAAGAGCAGGCCATGCTGCATGCCCGGATTCGCGACCTGGAGGATAAGATTGCACGCGCGGTGGTCTTGGAGGATCAGGACGTAGACCTATCAAAGGCTTACGTCGGTTCCTCTGTCAAGGTGCGCAACTGCAAGACGAAGAAGGAATCGGTTTTCGTGCTTGTTAGCCCCGTCGAAGCAGACATGGCGAATGGCAAGATCTCAATTCACTCGCCTGTCGGAGAGGCACTGTTGGGCAAGGCCGTGGGGGAGGTCGCCGTGGCGAAGGTCCCCGCCGGGAACATTGAATTTGAAGTGGTTGAGATAAGCCGGTAA
- the carB gene encoding carbamoyl-phosphate synthase large subunit translates to MPKRNDIRKVFIIGSGPIVIGQACEFDYSGTQACKALREEGYEVVLANSNPATIMTDPETADRTYIEPLTVDTLERIIERERPDALLPTVGGQTALNLAVELAESGILDKYGVTLIGAKLEAIKKAEDRGQFKQAMIDCGLEVPKSLVVHSLDEARGFGAEVGYKAIIRPAFTLGGSGAGVSFNKEEFEKAVKWGLEASPVTEVLVEESVLGWKEYELEVMRDLNDNVVIICSIENFDPMGVHTGDSITVAPAQTLTDKEYQLLRDASIRVIREIGVETGGSNIQFAVDPQTGRLVVIEMNPRVSRSSALASKATGFPIAKIAAKLAIGYSLDEIPNDITRETPASFEPTIDYCVTKVPRWAFEKFPGASNQLTVQMKSVGEVMSIGRTFKESLQKAMRSLEIGRFGLGVDGKDKTLTGGEPDSREELDALLKYIRTAVPDRILRIAQAFRAGATVEHVYEMTMIDPWFLRNIEEIVAEERALRTANPDCPATLRRAKEFGFSDNQLGFMWGKDPLEVRALRKKHGVIPTYKLVDTCAAEFEAYTPYYYSTYGDEDEVRPTTKEKIVILGGGPNRIGQGIEFDYCCVHAAFALKDDGYETIMVNSNPETVSTDYDTSDRLYFEPVTIEDVLNICDREKPKGVIVQFGGQTPLNLAMGLHKAGVPIIGTSPESIFRAEDRKAFRELVLKLDLLQPENETATSVEEAIAIAERIGYPVVVRPSFVLGGRAMEIVYERSSLERYMANAVEASPERPVLIDKFIEAAIEIDVDALADGQDVIVAGIMQHIEEAGVHSGDSACILPPYQLDPDIVERIRVQTRALARELNVVGLMNIQFAVSDDKIFLLEVNPRASRTVPFVSKATGIPLAKIAARVMAGKTLRELGITEDPEPKFVSAKEVVLPFIKFPGVDILLGPEMRSTGEVMGIDYTMGMAYAKSQVAAGNRVPTEGTVFLSLNNRDKVLMGTLGKELCELGFRILATEGTAKILQAQGLNVEVVFKVGESRPNVVDRIINGDVDWIINTPMGTDSKYDERAIRRTALERGLPTMTTLAAARAAVLGIRAMRNGAGTVRSLQEYHAELDSPAALAQK, encoded by the coding sequence ATGCCGAAACGCAACGACATACGTAAAGTCTTCATCATCGGGTCCGGCCCCATCGTCATTGGACAGGCCTGCGAGTTCGACTATTCGGGTACTCAAGCCTGCAAAGCCTTGCGAGAAGAAGGCTACGAGGTCGTGCTGGCCAACAGCAACCCGGCCACGATCATGACCGATCCCGAGACTGCGGACCGCACCTATATCGAGCCACTTACCGTCGATACGTTGGAGCGGATCATCGAGCGGGAACGTCCCGATGCCCTGCTGCCGACTGTCGGCGGCCAGACTGCCCTCAATCTCGCCGTGGAACTGGCGGAGTCCGGCATCCTCGACAAGTACGGCGTTACGCTGATTGGTGCGAAGCTGGAAGCCATCAAGAAGGCGGAAGACCGCGGCCAGTTCAAGCAAGCCATGATTGATTGCGGGTTGGAGGTACCCAAGAGCCTCGTCGTCCATTCGCTGGATGAAGCGCGCGGTTTCGGTGCGGAGGTCGGCTACAAGGCCATCATCCGGCCCGCTTTCACCCTCGGCGGTTCCGGCGCGGGCGTCTCCTTTAACAAGGAAGAGTTTGAGAAGGCCGTGAAATGGGGTCTCGAAGCAAGCCCCGTCACCGAGGTCCTTGTCGAAGAGTCCGTGCTCGGCTGGAAAGAGTACGAATTGGAGGTCATGCGCGACCTCAACGACAACGTGGTGATCATCTGCTCCATCGAGAATTTCGACCCCATGGGCGTTCACACCGGCGACAGCATCACCGTCGCACCCGCGCAGACACTCACCGATAAGGAGTACCAACTCCTGCGCGATGCGTCGATCCGGGTCATTCGAGAAATTGGCGTCGAAACGGGCGGCTCAAACATTCAGTTTGCGGTAGATCCGCAAACAGGGCGTTTGGTCGTCATCGAGATGAATCCTCGCGTGTCGCGCAGCTCGGCCTTGGCCTCGAAAGCGACCGGTTTCCCCATAGCAAAAATCGCCGCGAAGCTGGCCATCGGCTACAGCCTCGACGAAATTCCCAACGACATCACGCGCGAGACACCCGCCTCGTTCGAACCGACCATCGACTACTGCGTCACGAAAGTGCCCCGCTGGGCCTTCGAGAAGTTCCCGGGAGCCAGTAACCAGCTCACGGTTCAAATGAAGAGCGTCGGCGAGGTCATGAGCATTGGCCGCACCTTCAAGGAATCGCTGCAAAAGGCCATGCGTTCCCTGGAAATCGGCCGCTTCGGCCTCGGTGTGGACGGAAAAGACAAGACGTTGACGGGCGGAGAGCCCGATTCGCGCGAAGAACTGGACGCGCTGTTGAAGTACATTCGCACCGCGGTTCCTGACCGCATCCTTCGCATCGCGCAGGCCTTCCGCGCGGGCGCGACGGTTGAGCACGTGTACGAGATGACGATGATCGATCCGTGGTTCCTCCGGAACATTGAGGAGATCGTCGCCGAAGAGCGTGCGCTACGCACTGCCAACCCTGACTGCCCAGCCACGCTCCGGCGCGCGAAGGAATTCGGGTTCTCCGATAACCAGCTTGGTTTCATGTGGGGCAAGGACCCGCTGGAAGTCCGCGCGTTACGGAAGAAGCATGGCGTAATTCCGACGTATAAACTCGTGGATACTTGCGCCGCTGAATTTGAAGCGTACACACCCTATTACTATTCAACATATGGCGATGAAGACGAAGTACGGCCGACTACAAAAGAGAAGATTGTCATTCTAGGCGGCGGTCCCAATCGTATCGGCCAGGGTATCGAATTCGACTACTGCTGCGTGCACGCCGCGTTTGCGCTCAAGGACGATGGCTACGAAACCATCATGGTCAACAGCAATCCTGAAACCGTCTCCACCGACTACGACACCTCGGATCGACTCTATTTCGAACCGGTTACGATTGAAGACGTGCTCAACATTTGCGATCGCGAGAAGCCCAAAGGTGTGATCGTTCAATTCGGCGGACAGACTCCGCTCAACTTGGCTATGGGACTCCACAAAGCGGGTGTACCGATCATTGGCACCTCCCCCGAAAGCATCTTCCGCGCGGAAGACCGTAAAGCATTCCGCGAATTGGTCTTGAAATTGGACCTCCTCCAGCCCGAGAACGAAACCGCAACCTCGGTCGAAGAGGCCATCGCAATTGCCGAACGCATCGGGTATCCCGTCGTGGTGCGCCCGTCGTTCGTGCTGGGTGGCCGCGCCATGGAAATCGTATACGAGCGTTCATCGCTTGAACGCTACATGGCCAACGCCGTGGAAGCTTCGCCGGAGCGTCCTGTCCTCATTGACAAGTTCATCGAAGCAGCTATTGAGATCGATGTCGATGCGTTAGCGGACGGACAAGACGTTATCGTTGCTGGAATCATGCAGCACATTGAAGAGGCCGGTGTGCATTCCGGCGACAGCGCCTGTATCTTGCCGCCGTATCAACTCGATCCGGACATCGTTGAGCGCATTCGTGTCCAAACGCGCGCGCTCGCGCGAGAACTGAATGTCGTCGGATTGATGAACATTCAATTCGCGGTCAGCGACGACAAAATCTTTCTGCTTGAAGTCAATCCTCGCGCATCGAGAACCGTGCCCTTCGTAAGCAAAGCGACCGGAATACCTCTGGCGAAAATTGCCGCGCGCGTCATGGCTGGAAAGACCTTGCGCGAATTGGGTATCACCGAAGATCCGGAGCCCAAATTTGTAAGTGCGAAAGAAGTCGTCCTTCCTTTCATCAAGTTCCCAGGTGTCGACATTCTCCTCGGGCCGGAAATGCGAAGCACCGGCGAAGTCATGGGCATCGACTACACAATGGGCATGGCCTACGCAAAGAGCCAAGTCGCGGCAGGCAATCGCGTTCCTACTGAGGGAACAGTTTTCCTGAGTCTGAACAACCGCGACAAGGTTCTAATGGGCACGCTGGGTAAAGAATTGTGCGAACTCGGATTCCGCATTCTCGCGACGGAAGGCACGGCTAAGATTCTGCAGGCACAGGGACTCAACGTGGAAGTCGTGTTTAAGGTGGGGGAGAGCCGCCCCAACGTTGTCGATCGAATCATCAACGGCGATGTGGATTGGATCATCAATACCCCGATGGGCACAGACTCGAAGTACGATGAACGCGCCATCCGCCGCACGGCACTCGAACGCGGCCTCCCGACGATGACCACGCTCGCGGCAGCGCGTGCAGCGGTACTCGGCATTCGTGCAATGCGTAACGGTGCGGGGACCGTGCGCTCCCTGCAAGAGTATCATGCAGAGTTAGACTCACCGGCTGCGCTTGCCCAAAAATAG
- the rsmI gene encoding 16S rRNA (cytidine(1402)-2'-O)-methyltransferase, protein MATPIGNLEDISLRALGVLKSVALIAAEDTRHSKKLLNHFSIDTPLTSYHEHNESEKAQELIQEVLNGRDVALISDAGTPCISDPGYRLVRAAHEAGICVVSVPGPCAVSAALSISGLPTDRFTFHGFFPRKNSESANLLQSLDDLPGTHVFYESPNRLKKALEGVAKHLPEVEVRVARELTKTFEELLLGSAQEILDRIGTAEVKGECVLLLSVPSRTSRETEKSPEELRALVEELMRAQNLSRRDAVRRVAANLGISRNEVYSAAVTDE, encoded by the coding sequence GTGGCCACGCCCATCGGCAATCTGGAAGACATCAGTTTGCGCGCCTTGGGCGTTCTCAAATCCGTCGCACTCATCGCAGCGGAAGACACGCGCCATTCCAAGAAACTCCTCAATCACTTCTCCATCGACACGCCGCTCACCAGTTACCACGAGCACAACGAGTCCGAGAAGGCGCAGGAGCTCATCCAGGAAGTGTTGAACGGACGGGACGTGGCGCTGATTAGCGATGCGGGCACCCCGTGCATCTCCGATCCCGGCTATCGCTTGGTTCGCGCGGCGCATGAGGCAGGGATTTGCGTGGTATCTGTTCCTGGTCCGTGTGCCGTTTCGGCAGCTCTCTCCATTTCCGGGCTGCCCACGGATCGCTTCACCTTCCACGGTTTCTTTCCCAGGAAGAACTCCGAGTCCGCCAACCTGTTGCAGTCGCTCGACGATTTGCCCGGTACGCATGTCTTCTACGAATCTCCGAACAGACTGAAGAAGGCTCTGGAGGGTGTGGCAAAGCACCTGCCCGAAGTCGAAGTTCGCGTTGCCCGTGAGTTGACAAAGACGTTTGAGGAGCTTCTACTCGGTTCCGCTCAGGAAATCCTGGACCGCATTGGAACCGCGGAGGTGAAGGGAGAATGCGTCCTGCTTCTGTCGGTTCCAAGCCGCACATCGCGCGAAACGGAGAAATCGCCCGAAGAGCTGCGCGCCCTTGTGGAAGAGCTGATGCGCGCACAGAACTTGTCTCGCCGCGACGCAGTCCGTCGTGTTGCGGCGAATTTAGGAATCTCGCGCAATGAAGTATACTCCGCGGCGGTAACGGACGAATGA